A stretch of Janibacter endophyticus DNA encodes these proteins:
- a CDS encoding AMP-dependent synthetase/ligase gives MQDSVMPRLVEGQQSDSLAKLPQRNADNAPQRVAFSIKEHGSWRDVTTSQFLIEARALAKGFIASGIEEGDRIAIMARTRYEWTLVDFASWMAAAVPVPIYETSSADQVEWIVADSGAKALVVETAAHAQTAASVADGMPTLKHTWVMDNGDLASVSEAGASVEDSDLDDRIAATSRDSLATIIYTSGTTGRPKGCELTHENFLGLAENATAKMADVVKREGASTLLFLPLAHVFARFIEVLCVSAEAKMGHSADIANILEDFQAFQPTFILAVPRVFEKIYNKANETATADGKGKIFATAADTAIAYSEALDKGSIPLGLKIKHAIFDKLVYSKLRTKMGGKVQYAVSGGAPLGTRLGHFFRGIGVTILEGYGLTETSAPATVNIPDKVKIGTVGAPLPGVSLRIGEDGEILVKGLNVLRGYRGNEEATNESIVDGWFHTGDIGELDEDGYLKITGRKKEILVTAGGKNVAPAILEDRLRAHPLISQCMVVGDGKPFIAALVTIDEEMLPGWAANNGLGAITIEEARTNQTVLDEIQHAVDDANKAVSKAESIRKFSVLDEDFTEENGTLTPSMKLKRNIVMRDYEEQIEALYG, from the coding sequence GTGCAAGACAGCGTCATGCCCCGACTGGTTGAGGGCCAGCAGAGCGACTCGCTCGCCAAGCTCCCCCAGCGCAACGCGGACAACGCGCCCCAGCGGGTCGCGTTCTCGATCAAGGAGCACGGGAGCTGGCGCGACGTCACCACCTCGCAGTTCCTCATCGAGGCGCGCGCCCTCGCCAAGGGCTTCATCGCCAGCGGCATCGAGGAGGGTGACCGCATCGCGATCATGGCGCGCACCCGCTACGAGTGGACGCTCGTCGACTTCGCCTCGTGGATGGCCGCGGCCGTCCCGGTGCCGATCTACGAGACCAGCTCCGCGGACCAGGTCGAGTGGATCGTCGCCGACTCGGGCGCCAAGGCCCTCGTCGTCGAGACCGCCGCGCACGCCCAGACGGCCGCCTCCGTCGCCGACGGCATGCCGACCCTCAAGCACACCTGGGTCATGGACAACGGCGACCTCGCCTCCGTGAGCGAGGCCGGCGCCTCGGTCGAGGACTCCGACCTCGACGACCGCATCGCCGCGACGAGCCGCGACAGCCTCGCGACGATCATCTACACCTCCGGCACGACCGGCCGGCCCAAGGGCTGCGAGCTGACGCACGAGAACTTCCTCGGCCTCGCGGAGAACGCGACCGCGAAGATGGCGGACGTCGTCAAGCGCGAGGGCGCGTCGACGCTGCTCTTCCTCCCGCTCGCGCACGTCTTCGCGCGCTTCATCGAGGTCCTGTGCGTCTCCGCCGAGGCCAAGATGGGTCACAGCGCCGACATCGCGAACATCCTCGAGGACTTCCAGGCCTTCCAGCCGACCTTCATCCTCGCGGTGCCGCGGGTCTTCGAGAAGATCTACAACAAGGCCAACGAGACGGCCACGGCCGACGGCAAGGGCAAGATCTTCGCCACGGCGGCCGACACGGCGATCGCGTACTCCGAGGCGCTCGACAAGGGGTCGATCCCCCTGGGTCTGAAGATCAAGCACGCGATCTTCGACAAGCTCGTCTACTCCAAGCTCCGCACGAAGATGGGCGGCAAGGTCCAGTACGCCGTCTCCGGCGGCGCCCCGCTCGGTACCCGCCTCGGCCACTTCTTCCGCGGGATCGGCGTGACGATCCTCGAGGGCTACGGCCTCACCGAGACGAGCGCGCCGGCGACCGTCAACATCCCCGACAAGGTGAAGATCGGGACCGTCGGCGCTCCCCTGCCGGGCGTCTCCCTGCGGATCGGCGAGGACGGCGAGATCCTCGTCAAGGGCCTCAACGTCCTGCGCGGCTACCGCGGCAACGAGGAGGCGACCAACGAGTCGATCGTCGACGGCTGGTTCCACACCGGCGACATCGGTGAGCTCGACGAGGACGGCTACCTCAAGATCACCGGCCGCAAGAAGGAGATCCTCGTGACCGCCGGCGGCAAGAACGTCGCCCCGGCCATCCTCGAGGACCGCCTGCGCGCCCACCCGCTCATCAGCCAGTGCATGGTCGTCGGCGACGGCAAGCCCTTCATCGCCGCGCTCGTGACGATCGACGAGGAGATGCTCCCCGGCTGGGCCGCGAACAACGGTCTCGGGGCGATCACCATCGAGGAGGCGCGTACCAACCAGACCGTCCTCGACGAGATCCAGCACGCCGTCGACGACGCCAACAAGGCGGTCTCGAAGGCCGAGTCGATCCGCAAGTTCTCGGTCCTCGACGAGGACTTCACCGAGGAGAACGGCACGCTCACGCCGTCGATGAAGCTCAAGCGCAACATCGTCATGCGCGACTACGAGGAGCAGATCGAGGCCCTCTACGGCTGA